Part of the Primulina huaijiensis isolate GDHJ02 chromosome 15, ASM1229523v2, whole genome shotgun sequence genome is shown below.
CCCTTCTGTGGAAAAATTTAGTATTCATTTACGTGTTCGGTGTTAGGCCATTGAAGATCATCTCAATGGTCATAGAGCCAAAATTTCAATGGGTTATCAAATTCATTTGTGAAAAGGTTCAGACAAGTAAAAACACGAAATCAAACAGAAATATTATGGAGCGAGAATGAATAAACTCTGATTGTTTATAATGCACCAAAATACCCACCATCAAAAGTTTCAAcccgataaaaaaaattaaactagtTCTTTCACCATTACAGCATCTACTATTAAACATTAGAAAAGTGAAAATCAAGGAGTGAATTGATTGTTTCTACTTTATCGGAATCCTACTGTCTACTGATATGACAATTACCTCCAACATAAACCGCATTCCTCCGTCCACAAAGTAATACGGAGAGTTTGTCAACAAGAAAAGCTTCTTCCCTTTATCTCTTAGCATTCTTAGAAAGCGTAGAAGTTGACCCTGGAATTGTCACAGAGTGGCCAATAATCTGAGCAAACAATTGCACTATCTTCCTTGATAATGAGAATTTTTTTTGCCAACACTAATAAGAAGATAGAAAATATGAATAACAAGATTAATAAAACATACATTCTTTACGAGGTACTTATTTGGATCAGAAAGAATTCCTCTATGGACTAACCCACTTTGATGTACATGCTGAATTGCTTGATTCACATCTTGATAGACATATGCAGAGTCAAATTCCAGCTTAGCATTGACAAAATGTTGTACGATATCAGCAATAAGACATGACTGCAACACAACAAAACCAGATCGTTCACACAAATGAGCCTGATTCGACAATGAAATTGCCCTTCCGAAGAAAGGTTTAAAAGTTCCAACAGGTTCACAAGTTGCCATAATTAAAGCATCActcatataataattatttacacAGGAGTAGTACTAATTGTTTAACATTGACCTTTTGAAGCTTCTATTTGTTCGACGAAATACtgaatattattattactaaatCTACATCATCCCACTGCTAAATACCCTAGGGTTTAAGATCAACAGAGAAATAGACCAGCCATGCCGAATTAATGTTAAACCAGGAAAAGTAGTAAAGTACATCAACAAATACACAAACAATTGAGGATTGAAAAGTAAAAGAGACAAAACTATCATAAAAAATCAGCCTTGTCGGCTAAGCAAATAGCTGCCTCTGGCATCACCTCGTGCCATTTAATCAATACGCATTAGCCCAAAATGTGctgaaaacatatttttcactAATTTCAGTATCAACATAAACCTCAATATCTAAGAAACTGTTGATATCAATTGCCTAAGTAGCATACAGAGCTCATAATGAACTTCAGGCTCTGACTTGTAAAAACTTGTCAGCCAATGAAAACAACAATTCTCTTGCAAATCGTATTATAAACGATGTAGAGAGTATTCATCATAAAACTAAGATCAAACTATCCATGAGAATCATGCGCTCAGTAATTATGACTACCTAAATACTTGACAAATTGAATTCATAAATTTTTCATTAGTCAAATGAACTATTCATATTACATGTTCCTTTATCCATTCTACTTGAACACTGCAGAGAGgcaaacaaaaattattttattacatgatttaaGTTTTTACATGAATGAGCTTTCCATCTAGATAATTCTAAACAATCTGCTCATAAACAAATGAGTGACTTGCCATTCCTTTCTCCAATCTCCGCAAGACCTGCTTTTTTTTATGTGTATAGAAATCAAGCACTGCATCCAGTTCAATTCAAGATAAGAGTTACCAACATCCTCAAATGTAGACATGTTTGTTCTCAGTCCCCATAATCCTCAGTCATACGCCACCAACTGTCTAGAGAAGAACACTCAAAGAAACCAACCAGAAGTCATGGATGAAGCTAAAATAATGGTTTTGGGTTTCGACTCATGGCGAATTGATCTCTATACAATTTATGGGGGTGAATAGGCAATGTTTTTTAAAGACAACTCATTCAAGATATTAATGATGGGTGAAAATGGGAGAAAATACATGAtgtccaaaaataataaaacgaAAATGATAAAGTTAAATGCCTGCATGCAAGTATGAATACCATAAAGTACTCATATTAGAGAATAATAAAAGGCCATCAAGGGCGGTTTAACCTCGTTCAAAAGAAATCTCAAACAAAATAGACTAAAAAGAAGAACATCCAAAATATTTcggaaacaaatatttttgaacgTCAGCAACCTTTTAACACAATAACTTGAGAAGAGATCGatctaaattttaaaacataaagaaCATTCCTAAAAATGATGAACTTCAAAACAAAGTAGAACTTGTAGATCAACGGCATAAtaagtttttaaaagaaaatggaatCATAAAACACAAAGCTATAAAGCTACTACGTAAAAGAATTGACTAATAAACAACCTCACTGAAGCAAAAGAAATCCATCAAACCCACAAGTCCTCGAGCCTGAACACGGCCTATGTGTCTTGTGCCATACAAGTCATTAATTTCTGATCGGCTCAACTGCAATATACAGAGagtttatatcattttatttgtcaatTAACTTAAAAGCTCCATTTCGCTTGAGATATTCAAACAGTGTAGGCTCACTAGGTAGCATGTTCACATCATCCTTTTTTATGAAGCGGGATTAAACTGATAGAACCTCCTGTACATTTTAAAGGGCTTTGGTTTGTTAAGTCCTAAGGAAATCAAGAAGCATAGTATTCATGGAAGGAGCAGAAAATTGAAGATCAATAGAAGCTTTAAATGTCATAAACTATAGAGAACACAAAAAACTGGGGTCCCAATAAAAACTGAATCCTTCTCCTGTAGGTTCAAATTTCAGTGATCAGAAGTTGAGGAAAAGTTATAGATCAGATAAGCACGTCATTCAGGATAAACTAACCAGAAATTTCAGTCTGTCAAGTATTTCATGATACTTGAAATCCAAAGAATTCAATGGAGCGGATTTTTTTTTACCACTAATTAACATGTCTGTTCAGTCTACACATTTCATGAACAATTTACAATATGACAACTACGATGAATAGATGTCAACCTAGAAAGTAGCTGGCAAATGGTATAGATCAATAGGCGATCTTATATGTGAAGATCAAAATCAAAGATATTAATGGAAGAGAAAAAAAGTAATGATCCAGGGATGCAATTGCCTTTCGGCATATGCTCTCATGTGAGATAGACACTAAATAAGGAAATATCACTACTCTATACCTTGCGCCTTCCAAAATAGCACCCATCAGGCTCAATTGATCCAAAGAAATCAAGCTTCATGAGGCATCCTTTCAACTTGTCATAGTACAACCCTCTTATTGGAAATGAAGGATCATATTTGAACTCCAAGCAACTATCAGGATATCTAAACTGAAACAACCCACAGAGAGCCAAGAGCACTAGTTGCTTCCAACAAATAAAGCACGCAAAAAGTGGACTTAATCGGTACGTGTATCATgtgttaaaagaaaaacagtAACAAACCTCATTAACTAAATACTGTTTGGCAAGATCGTATATTAGAGTTTGTAAATTGGCAGAGTAGTGGGCCAATGTGTAGTCATAGTCAAACCCGTATACTTTGATATCATTCAACCTCAAGTTTTTATTTACATATATGCctgaaaatttcaaaaccaaaGTAGCATCATTTCAGAGATTAATGTGAATGCACTATCCCATCAACAGGATTTTTCAATACTTGAGCAGGGTAATGCTCCTGACCTTTAGGATCCACTCGGGGCATTTCCTTCAATGCATCAGGTATTCGAAGAAATCTCTCTCTTGCAGCTTCAAATTCCTGCCTAATGTTGACAATTtcatcctccaaaatctggttTCCCTCCTGTTCTTCCAATTTCTGCACTCCTGGCTGTGAGGTGACAATTGAGCTGAATTTCTGCTTAAAGGCTTCTCCGACCGCTATGAATAGAATTCATTTATAAATAGGACGCACATTATTTGTCGGATAAAACGTTAGCctttttcaaacacaaaatacAGTCAAAAGGCAATACAATAGTAGGAATTCAACTAAGAACTCGATGATTCAGCGCATACAAACACATAATGAATGAGAAAAAAGAAACCTTTCAAAAATCCAGAACGACAAAGATTCGAGCTCTGCAgtataagaaaagaaaaagactgTCAGAAACCGATACCCACCAAACTCCATCCACATCCAAACGCAGCGTATTTGAAATTGCAGTGAACCCGCTTACCACTCAATGCCCTCAATTCATGTAAATAAAACATTCACAATTATGAAtacaatccaaaaaaaaaaattgcatcttTGAATAGATGGAGAAATTACCTGAAGAGAACAAAATGAAAAGAGCCTTCTGCGAAAATAGGCCATCAAGGGAATTATACTTTTTTCGCTTTTGATCGCATTGTGACAATTCCACGCGAAAAAATACGATCTTTCGGTGCTGTATTTTACTCCCCAGTATCGTAATAGGATGTGATTTAGGAGGAGAggtttgaatatatattttttaattaacctttgacgttattattatttatctatttcTATTATTAAAAGTGTAAAATCTTAATTTATCGATTTATCTcaaatttgttattatttatctatttttattttaacattttaataatcatatatttttttttctatcatATTCAATTTCTTCCATCTAAATAAATGCTTTTAACGAAGATTTTGTTTCGAATTCTTCACAAAGTCGAATATTAGGCCCACGGCCAGGAACTTGGATGCCCCACAtgttaaatagtttaaaatatctaaaaaataaat
Proteins encoded:
- the LOC140958637 gene encoding uncharacterized protein isoform X1, which produces MAYFRRRLFSFCSLQSSNLCRSGFLKAVGEAFKQKFSSIVTSQPGVQKLEEQEGNQILEDEIVNIRQEFEAARERFLRIPDALKEMPRVDPKGIYVNKNLRLNDIKVYGFDYDYTLAHYSANLQTLIYDLAKQYLVNEFRYPDSCLEFKYDPSFPIRGLYYDKLKGCLMKLDFFGSIEPDGCYFGRRKLSRSEINDLYGTRHIGRVQARGLVGLMDFFCFSESCLIADIVQHFVNAKLEFDSAYVYQDVNQAIQHVHQSGLVHRGILSDPNKYLVKNGQLLRFLRMLRDKGKKLFLLTNSPYYFVDGGMRFMLEDSLRHQDSWRELFDVVIAKANKPEFYTSEHPFRCYDEEKDTLAFSKVDAFSPNKIYYHGCLKTFLQITKWNGPEVIYFGDHLFSDLRGPSKSGWRTAAIIHELESEIQIQNEDSYRFEQAKFHIIQELLGKLHATVAKSGKNEAYASLLEELNEERQKTRNIMKAMFNKSFGATFLTDTGQESSFAYHIHQYADVYTSKPENFLFYPPEAWLHAPFDIKIMPHHVKVSSSLLRT
- the LOC140958637 gene encoding uncharacterized protein isoform X2, with protein sequence MAYFRRRLFSFCSLQSSNLCRSGFLKAVGEAFKQKFSSIVTSQPGVQKLEEQEGNQILEDEIVNIRQEFEAARERFLRIPDALKEMPRVDPKGIYVNKNLRLNDIKVYGFDYDYTLAHYSANLQTLIYDLAKQYLVNEFRYPDSCLEFKYDPSFPIRGLYYDKLKGCLMKLDFFGSIEPDGCYFGRRKSCLIADIVQHFVNAKLEFDSAYVYQDVNQAIQHVHQSGLVHRGILSDPNKYLVKNGQLLRFLRMLRDKGKKLFLLTNSPYYFVDGGMRFMLEDSLRHQDSWRELFDVVIAKANKPEFYTSEHPFRCYDEEKDTLAFSKVDAFSPNKIYYHGCLKTFLQITKWNGPEVIYFGDHLFSDLRGPSKSGWRTAAIIHELESEIQIQNEDSYRFEQAKFHIIQELLGKLHATVAKSGKNEAYASLLEELNEERQKTRNIMKAMFNKSFGATFLTDTGQESSFAYHIHQYADVYTSKPENFLFYPPEAWLHAPFDIKIMPHHVKVSSSLLRT